From the Synergistetes bacterium HGW-Synergistetes-1 genome, the window TGGGTCTGCCTGGGCGTATGCCAAGGATAAACCCGCCGTTTTTCTTCATGTTAGTCGATATATCTTCCGGCTTGAAAACTACCGCCGTATAGAAATATGAGAAGAAGATTATCATCGCAACATACAGGATAATGTAGATGGGACTGCTTGGGCTAAATGCGTTCTGTACGATCTGAGCAAAACTATGCTGGAAAAGACCAGCAATAGTATAGGGGAAAAGAAGTACCGATGATGCAAAGATTATCGGTATTACCCCTGCTGTATTTACACGCAGAGGAATAAAGCTGCTCTGCCCTCCATACATTTTGTTGCCTACCATGCGCTTTGCATACTGCACAGGGAGACGGCGCTGACCCTCCTGGAGCATTACACATCCTGCAACTACGGCAACCATTACAGCAATTGCCATAAGTACTACGAGTATGTTCATTTCTCCAAGTCTTACCAGCGTAAAAGTTCTTATTATCGCTTCCGGTATCCTGACAACTATACCGGCAAAAATAAGAAGAGATATGCCGTTTCCTATACCGTGGTCCGACATGACTTCACCAAGCCACATAACAGCCACTGCGCCGGTAGTAAGCGTAACAGCAACAAGTGCTATGTCCATCCAGCTGCCTGTAAATATACCTAGATTCCTGAGCCAGCCTGTCATTCCGACTGCCTGAATAAGTGCGAAGGCGATAGTGCCGTAACGTGTGTACTGCACTACCTTCTTCCGCCCTTCTTCTCCCTCTTTCTGCATCTTTTCAATGCTTGGCACAACAACTGCCAGCAGCTGCATGACAATGCTTGCATTAATGTAGGGAGTCACACCCAGAGCAAAAATACTGAATCTGCTGAGTGCTCCTCCGGCAAAGAGGTCCAGGAAACCTAAAACGCCGCCCTGCTCAAAAAGCTTTCCAAGAGCAGCAGCATCGACACCCGGTGTCGGCATGTGTGCTCCAAGTCTGTAGACGAACAACGCGGCCAAAGTAAAGAGTATCCGCCGCTTGAGGTCAGGCAGTCTGAAGGCATCCCGGAAGGAATCTAACACTTAAATCACCTCGGCCTTTCCGCCGGCTGCTTCGATCTTGTTTGCAGCCGATGCGCTGTAGGCGTTAGCGTGCACTATAAGATTTTTAGATAGTTCGCCGACACCGAGAATCTTTACTGGTTTGTCTGCACCGGATATAAGACGGAGAGCATAAAGGCCCTCTGCGGTAACTTCTGATCCGGCATCAAAACGTTCTTCAAGATCCGCAACGTTGACTATTTCATATCTGACGGCAAAACGAAAATTACTAAATCCGCGTTTTGGGATACGGCGTGCAAGAGGCATCTGGCCGCCTTCAAAGTTGGCCTTTATCGATACACCTGCTCTTGCCTTCTGTCCTTTATGCCCTTTGCCCGCGGTTTTGCCCTTACCGCTGCCCAGGCCCTGACCAAGACGTTTCTTCTTTTTACGTGAACCCTCTGCGGGACACAGTTCATGAAGATTCATGTCAGTACCTCCCTATTCCTCTACAGTCCATTCCAACAGATGAGAGATCGAATTGACCATTCCCATGATCTGCGGAGAATCCTCGTGACAGACTGTATCATTCAGCCTGTGAAAGCCAAGTGCCTTGATGATCCTCTCCTGACGGGGAGGGCGGCCAATTGTGCTTTTCTTCCACGTAATTGTTACTTTAGCCATTGTAGATCAACCTCCTACGCTTCCTTGCGGTCTTTGCCGCGCAGCCTGCGGATCTCTTCAGGAGTCCTAAGGTTTTTCACTGCAGACATTGTCGCATAGGAAACATTGATCGGGTTTGAAGTTCTTCCGATGACCTTAGTCAGTATGTCTTTGACTCCGCCGAGCTCCACTATCGCACGCACAGCTCCGCCGGCAATAACGCCAGTTCCCGGTGCTGCAGGGCGAAGAAGGACTTCTGCTGCTCCAAACTTTCCGATAATAGGATGGGGGATAGTATGCCCAACCTTCTTAAGATCGATCATGTTCTTCTTAGCATGCTCGATACCCTTGCGCATAGCCTCAGAAATTTCCTTGGCTTTCCCTATGCCAAGACCTACCTGACTGACGCCGTCTCCTACAACCACAAGAACGCTGAAACGGAAACGTTTTCCGCCCTTTACGACCTTGCTTACCCTGTTGATCGAGACTATGCGTTCTGAAAGCTCAAGGCCTCTGCTGCTATAGGTTTTATTACTAGGTGTCTCTTTCGCCACGTTTCTCTGCCTCCTCCTAGAACTTCAGGCCGGCTTCGCGTGCCGCTTCTGCCAGGGCCTTGACTCTGCCATGATAGACATGTCCGCCGCGGTCAAAAACGACAGCAATGATTCCCTGGGCCAGAGCACGTTCAGCGATCAGCTTGCCGACTGCTTTTGCAGCTTCCTGATTTCCGGTGCCCTTCATCTCCTTGAATGCCTGCTCCATTGTTGAAGCTGACACAAGTGTTCTTCCCTTTGCATCATCGATCACCTGAGCATATATGTGCTTCAGACTTCCGAATACTGCAAGACGTGGACGCTCCACAGTGCCTGAGATAAGTTTCCTGAGGCGACGATGGCGGAGCTCCCGCATTTTATTGCGACTGCGATTACTGATCAACGTCCTTCACCTCGCCTTACTTCTTGGCGCCGGCCTTGCCGGCCTTGCGGATTACATATTCACCTGAGTACCTGATGCCTTTGCCCTTGTATGGTTCGGGCGGGCGATACTCGCGAATGTTCGACGCGACCTGACCTACAAGCTGTCTGTCTATGCCGCGAACTACGATCTTGATCGGGCTTTCACATGCAAACTCTATACCTGCAGGGGGGATCACCTCTACAGGATGGGAGAAGCCGAGGTTGAGTACAAGATTCTGTCCCTGCATCTGAGCGCGGTAACCTACTCCGACGATTTCAAGAATTTTTTCAAAACCGTTGCTTACTCCTGTTACCATGTTGTTAAGGATGGCCCTTGTCATTCCGTGAGCAGCGCGTACAGGCTTTATCTCGCTTTCGCGTGTGACTAAAAGCAGCCCGTCTTCCTGTTCAACGTTGATCTGGGGCATAACTTGCATCTCCAGAGTTCCCTTGGAACCCTTTACAGAGACATGGCTGCCTTCGATCTTGACCTCTACTCCCTTTGGAAGCGGGATC encodes:
- a CDS encoding preprotein translocase subunit SecY, producing the protein MLDSFRDAFRLPDLKRRILFTLAALFVYRLGAHMPTPGVDAAALGKLFEQGGVLGFLDLFAGGALSRFSIFALGVTPYINASIVMQLLAVVVPSIEKMQKEGEEGRKKVVQYTRYGTIAFALIQAVGMTGWLRNLGIFTGSWMDIALVAVTLTTGAVAVMWLGEVMSDHGIGNGISLLIFAGIVVRIPEAIIRTFTLVRLGEMNILVVLMAIAVMVAVVAGCVMLQEGQRRLPVQYAKRMVGNKMYGGQSSFIPLRVNTAGVIPIIFASSVLLFPYTIAGLFQHSFAQIVQNAFSPSSPIYIILYVAMIIFFSYFYTAVVFKPEDISTNMKKNGGFILGIRPGRPTTDYIEKVMGRITLGGAVALAVVAVVPTMMTGLMNINTFYFGGTAVIIVVGVALDTVHQIEGQLIMRHYEGILKRRGGKSGGLLRL
- a CDS encoding 50S ribosomal protein L15; this translates as MNLHELCPAEGSRKKKKRLGQGLGSGKGKTAGKGHKGQKARAGVSIKANFEGGQMPLARRIPKRGFSNFRFAVRYEIVNVADLEERFDAGSEVTAEGLYALRLISGADKPVKILGVGELSKNLIVHANAYSASAANKIEAAGGKAEVI
- a CDS encoding 50S ribosomal protein L30, translated to MAKVTITWKKSTIGRPPRQERIIKALGFHRLNDTVCHEDSPQIMGMVNSISHLLEWTVEE
- a CDS encoding 30S ribosomal protein S5, with the translated sequence MAKETPSNKTYSSRGLELSERIVSINRVSKVVKGGKRFRFSVLVVVGDGVSQVGLGIGKAKEISEAMRKGIEHAKKNMIDLKKVGHTIPHPIIGKFGAAEVLLRPAAPGTGVIAGGAVRAIVELGGVKDILTKVIGRTSNPINVSYATMSAVKNLRTPEEIRRLRGKDRKEA
- a CDS encoding 50S ribosomal protein L18; its protein translation is MISNRSRNKMRELRHRRLRKLISGTVERPRLAVFGSLKHIYAQVIDDAKGRTLVSASTMEQAFKEMKGTGNQEAAKAVGKLIAERALAQGIIAVVFDRGGHVYHGRVKALAEAAREAGLKF
- a CDS encoding 50S ribosomal protein L6, with the translated sequence MSRIGRKPIPLPKGVEVKIEGSHVSVKGSKGTLEMQVMPQINVEQEDGLLLVTRESEIKPVRAAHGMTRAILNNMVTGVSNGFEKILEIVGVGYRAQMQGQNLVLNLGFSHPVEVIPPAGIEFACESPIKIVVRGIDRQLVGQVASNIREYRPPEPYKGKGIRYSGEYVIRKAGKAGAKK